From a single Silene latifolia isolate original U9 population chromosome 6, ASM4854445v1, whole genome shotgun sequence genomic region:
- the LOC141588236 gene encoding uncharacterized protein LOC141588236 → MVLMKSWSYYSCDEIKGNNQKGEGLWARVMEMYEQYRQENPDKIGERNLDSMKGRHQRICKNVNSWVACYRKAYARKSSGMSMSDVKKDAHAQYTQVNKSNFNDMAVFEEVMSKLKKWEVPTGMDMGGNPYVEEGDDIIQESEGSTKRSKTNEDGDYVIPTNPDTPTSVPTSSTISRPQGRDAAKKKRGKQKVTESSHNSEFTEEYRAMRMIREKELELSERQIQEMGKAY, encoded by the coding sequence ATGGTTCTTATGAAATCATGGAGTTATTATAGTTGTGATGAGATTAAAGGGAATAATCAAAAGGGTGAGGGTTTGTGGGCAAGGGTGATGGAAATGTATGAACAATATCGACAAGAAAATCCAGATAAAATTGGCGAGAGAAATTTGGATTCGATGAAAGGTCGTCATCAAAGAATTTGTAAAAACGTCAATTCGTGGGTTGCTTGTTATAGGAAAGCATACGCGAGAAAATCAAGTGGAATGAGCATGAGTGATGTTAAGAAAGACGCACATGCTCAATATACTCAAGTGAATAAGTCAAATTTCAATGATATGGCAGTATTTGAAGAAGTGATGAGTAAACTAAAAAAATGGGAAGTTCCAACGGGAATGGATATGGGAGGCAATCCGTACGTGGAAGAAGGCGATGATATCATTCAAGAAAGTGAAGGTAGCACGAAAAGATCAAAAACTAATGAAGATGGAGACTATGTAATCCCTACAAATCCCGATACTCCAACTAGTGTTCCTACATCTAGTACTATTAGTCGTCCTCAAGGAAGGGATGCTGCtaagaagaaaagaggaaagCAGAAAGTTACAGAATCTTCACACAATAGTGAGTTCACTGAAGAGTATCGTGCTATGAGaatgataagagaaaaagagctCGAATTGTCGGAAAGACAAATTCAAGAAATGGGCAAAGCTTACTAA